Proteins from one Triticum aestivum cultivar Chinese Spring chromosome 7A, IWGSC CS RefSeq v2.1, whole genome shotgun sequence genomic window:
- the LOC123148444 gene encoding berberine bridge enzyme-like Cyn d 4 translates to MATLRGRGLALAFLASLLLSVHLAMASSDDFLQCVRDKIPGELVYTQCSSSFSGVLVNYIKNAKFVNTTAKPLCIVTPTDASHVQAAIRCGRGHGVRLRVRSGGHDYEGLSYRSARQEVFGLLDLAALRAVSVDEAASTAWVESGATIGELYYAVAKNNPRLAFPSGECPTIGVGGHFSGGGIGMMMRKYGLSIDRVVDAKLVNANGELLDRAGMGEDLFWAIRGGGGGNFGVVLSWKVQLVPVPATVTVFNIAKTLEQGAVDILTRWQDVAPALPSELTITVMVTGQQAVFRALYLGECGSLASTMRDRFPELNMTSADCQPMTWLQSAALSFFSFTNSKPVEDVLLPRPASPSTFSKGKSDYVRQAIPKAVWKEVYASWFTMKGAGVIVLEPHGGYMCDVPEDATPYPHRRGVLYVIQYIAYWMSADGGPAATSWLDGFYGFMAHHVTKHPREAYVNFRDLDIGQNALEEEDGLGAAENARFWGQRYFLGNYEKLAKVKAAVDPTNFFRNEQSIPPMRNQPRE, encoded by the coding sequence ATGGCTACGCTCAGAGGCAGAGGCCTGGCGCTGGCGTTCCTCGCGAGCCTCCTCCTCTCGGTCCACCTGGCCATGGCCTCCTCCGACGACTTCCTGCAGTGCGTGCGGGACAAGATCCCCGGCGAGCTGGTGTACACGCAGTGCTCCAGCAGCTTCTCCGGCGTGCTGGTGAACTACATCAAGAACGCCAAGTTCGTCAACACCACGGCCAAGCCGCTGTGCATCGTGACGCCCACCGACGCGTCGCACGTGCAGGCCGCCATCCGGTGCGGCCGCGGCCACGGCGTGCGCCTCCGCGTGCGCAGCGGCGGCCACGACTACGAGGGCCTGTCGTACCGGTCGGCGCGGCAGGAGGTGTTCGGCCTGCTCGACCTCGCGGCGCTCCGTGCCGTCAGCGTCGACGAGGCGGCGTCCACGGCGTGGGTCGAGTCCGGCGCCACCATCGGGGAGCTCTACTACGCCGTCGCCAAGAACAACCCCCGCCTCGCGTTCCCGTCCGGCGAGTGCCCCACCATCGGCGTGGGAGGGCACTTCAGCGGTGGAGGGATCGGGATGATGATGCGCAAGTACGGGCTGTCCATCGACAGGGTGGTGGACGCCAAGCTGGTGAACGCCAACGGGGAGCTCCTCGACCGGGCCGGCATGGGGGAGGACCTGTTCTGGGccatccgcggcggcggcggcggcaacttcGGCGTGGTGCTGTCGTGGAAGGTGCAGCTCGTTCCCGTCCCGGCCACGGTGACGGTGTTCAACATCGCCAAGACGCTGGAGCAGGGCGCCGTCGACATCCTCACGAGATGGCAGGACGTGGCGCCGGCGCTCCCCAGCGAGCTCACGATCACGGTGATGGTGACGGGGCAGCAGGCCGTGTTCCGTGCGCTGTACCTGGGCGAGTGCGGGTCGCTGGCCTCGACGATGCGCGACCGCTTCCCGGAGCTGAACATGACGAGCGCCGACTGCCAGCCCATGACGTGGCTGCAGTCGGCGGCGCTGTCCTTCTTCAGCTTCACCAACAGCAAGCCGGTGGAGGACGTGCTCCTGCCGAGACCGGCCAGCCCGAGCACCTTCAGCAAGGGCAAGTCGGACTACGTCCGGCAGGCCATCCCCAAGGCGGTGTGGAAGGAGGTCTACGCCAGCTGGTTCACGATGAAGGGCGCCGGGGTGATCGTGCTGGAGCCGCACGGCGGGTACATGTGCGACGTGCCCGAGGACGCCACGCCCTACCCGCACCGGCGCGGGGTGCTGTACGTGATCCAGTACATCGCGTACTGGATGAGCGCGgacggcgggccggcggcgacgaGCTGGCTGGACGGGTTCTACGGGTTCATGGCGCACCACGTGACGAAGCACCCGCGGGAGGCGTACGTCAACTTCCGGGACCTGGACATCGGGCAGAACGcgctggaggaggaggacggcTTGGGCGCCGCCGAGAACGCCCGCTTCTGGGGCCAGCGCTACTTCCTGGGCAACTACGAGAAGCTTGCCAAGGTGAAGGCCGCCGTCGATCCCACCAACTTCTTCCGGAACGAGCAGAGCATCCCGCCCATGCGCAACCAGCCACGCGAGTGA